The following coding sequences are from one Nitrospirota bacterium window:
- a CDS encoding glycosyltransferase family 2 protein — protein sequence MQHSVSELKEEKNITNKPAWLKRLSIVIPLYNEEENINELHARLMEVVPSLCVDYELIYVDDGSTDKTPLLLNKLSISDQRVVVLILRRNFGQTAAFAAGFDLAQGDVIITMDGDLQNDPADIPKLLSLINDFDLVSGWRKERKDPFFSRRLPSMAANWLISRVTGVRLHDYGCSLKAYRREVIKSLRLYGEMHRFIPAVASWYGVSVAEVETTHHPRLRGKSKYGISRTVKVMLDLITVKFLQSFSTKPIQFFGPLGLGCGFIGFALSLYLTFRKVLFGESIGGRPLLLLSILLIIVGIQLIGMGLISEMLVRVYHESQRKPIYVIKETLGKKEK from the coding sequence TTGCAACACTCTGTTAGTGAACTGAAAGAGGAGAAGAATATTACAAACAAACCGGCCTGGTTAAAAAGGCTCTCTATAGTAATCCCGCTCTATAACGAAGAAGAGAACATTAACGAGCTTCATGCAAGACTTATGGAGGTGGTTCCATCCCTCTGTGTTGATTATGAACTCATATATGTGGATGACGGCAGCACTGACAAAACCCCGCTACTCCTAAACAAACTATCCATCTCAGACCAGCGCGTTGTGGTCTTAATCCTCAGGCGAAACTTTGGCCAGACCGCTGCCTTTGCCGCAGGCTTTGACCTTGCACAGGGCGACGTTATCATAACCATGGATGGGGACCTGCAGAATGATCCCGCAGATATACCAAAACTCCTTTCTCTTATAAATGACTTTGACCTTGTGAGCGGATGGAGAAAGGAGAGGAAAGACCCCTTTTTCAGCAGAAGGCTTCCCTCAATGGCTGCAAACTGGCTTATAAGCAGGGTAACCGGGGTAAGGCTTCATGATTACGGGTGCTCTTTAAAAGCTTACAGGCGTGAGGTTATTAAAAGCCTGAGACTATACGGAGAGATGCACAGGTTCATTCCTGCCGTGGCAAGCTGGTATGGAGTGAGCGTGGCAGAGGTGGAGACCACTCATCATCCGAGGCTCAGGGGCAAATCAAAATACGGCATCTCCCGTACAGTCAAGGTGATGCTCGACCTTATAACAGTAAAGTTCCTGCAGAGCTTCTCCACAAAACCCATACAGTTCTTTGGCCCCCTTGGACTGGGTTGCGGCTTTATCGGCTTTGCCCTCTCACTTTATCTCACATTCAGAAAGGTCCTGTTCGGCGAGTCCATAGGGGGCAGACCACTTCTCCTTTTGAGTATCCTCCTGATAATTGTCGGAATTCAGCTCATAGGCATGGGACTTATAAGTGAGATGCTCGTAAGGGTTTATCACGAGAGTCAGAGAAAGCCAATCTATGTAATCAAGGAGACCCTTGGCAAAAAAGAGAAATAA